GATCAGATCAACGGTCAGCTCAGGGGAGTCCTGGACGAGGCGACGGGCCGGTGGGGAATCCGGGTCGCCAGGGTCGAGCTGAAGGCGATCGACCCGCCGCCCTCCATTCAGGACTCGATGGAGAAGCAGATGCGTGCCGACCGGGAGAAGCGCGCCATGATCCTGACCGCGGAGGGCGAGCGGGAGTCGGCGATCAAGACGGCGGAGGGCCAGAAGCAGTCGCAGATCCTCGGGGCCGAGGGCGCCAAGCAGGCCTCGATCCTCGCCGCCGAGGGCGAGCGACAGGCCGCCATCATGCGTGCTCAGGGCGAGCGGGCGGCTCGCTACCTGCAGGCGCAGGGCCAGGCCAAGGCCATCGAGAAGGTCTTCGCCGCGGTGAAGGCGGGCAAGCCGACTCCCGAGCTGCTCGCCTACCAGTACCTCCAGACCCTGCCGCAGATGGCACAGGGCGACGCGAACAAGGTGTGGGTGATCCCCAGCGACTTCAACAAGTCCCTGGAAGGGTTCGCCAGGATGCTCGGCGACAAGGGTGATGACGGCGTCTTCCGTTACGAGCCGCCGACGGAGGACGTCCCGGAGTCGCGTCCGGAGCAGGAGGACGAGTCGATCGCGAGCTGGTTCGACACCTCGTCCGATCCCAAGGTCGCCGAGGCGGTGCGGGCCGCCGAGGAGGTGGCTCGCAAGGAGGTGCCCAGCCCGGTGTCGGGACTGGGCGGCTCGCCCCGGCCGGGTTCTCGTGCCGTCGACGGCCCCTCGGCGGGCCCGAAGCTGTCCGGCGCCGCCCCGCGGCCGCCGTTGGGCACGGGTGAGCAGGCTCCCGGAGCACCGGCTCCCGGAGGACCGGTTCCGGGGACCCAGGCTCCGGGGACGGGGCCGGGCCCCGCGCAGCCGGGCCAGGGTGACTCACGAGGCTGAGCGCGGCAGAGCCGGTGAAGGGGCCCGCCGCGCCGCGGCGATCGGCACGCCTCTTCGCCGGCCGGCCGATCGACCCTCGATCTCTCGTCGGCGGTGACGAGATCGTGATCCTCGGCGGCCGACCGCAGGACTGACGGCGGCGGGCCGGTGCGGTTTGATGATCACGTGTCGGCGACTGAGCGAATCGATTCGGTGACCGGGAGTCCGCTGCGTACGCACCGTGATCGCGTGGTCTCCGCCGTCGCCGCAGGTGAACACACCGTGGTCGCCGAGCTGTGCGAGGCGGCCCTGCTGACGGTGCGGCGGCGGTCGACCGCGCCGGACCGCGTCGAGCTCACGTTGATCCAGGAACTCCTGGACGCCCACGCGGCGGCGTGCAGGCACGGGGCACGCTCCGGGCCCGCGTTGGCCGCCTGGCTGCTCCGCGTCCAGCTTGAGCAGCCGGGCCGGTGCGAGCCCGCGCTGGCCGACTGGGCCGACGCGCTGGGCGAGGCGGGGCTGGCCGCCTATCGCCGCGCGGTGGAGGCCGAGTGCGCACGGCTGCCGGTCGTGCCGTACGGCGGCATCCAGTTCCAGGACCGCAGGCGGCGGGCGGTGTTGCGTATGACCGAGGAGCTGGCTGACCACCTCGGCTGTGTCGACCTGACGGTCCTACAGCTCTCCAGAGACCTCTCGGCGGGCTGGCAGTACCTCAGCATCGCCGTCCTGCTGCATCAGCGGGGGCGGAGCCGCGAATGCCTCGACTGGCTCGATCGGGGGCTCGCGGTCACCAGAGGTACGGGAGCCGATGAGCCGCTGCTGGACCTCGCGATGCGGCACTGCCGATCCGCGGGCCTGTTCGAGGAGGCGCTGCGCCTTCGGCGGGAGGCGTTCGCGGCGAGACCCGGTCTGGATGCCTACCGACGCCTTCGGGCCGTGGCGGTCGAGCACGGCTGCTGGGCCGTCGAACGCGACCGGATGCTGAGGCTGCTCCACGAGCGGTCATGGGAGCGGCGGCACCGGACGGTGTTGATCGAGATCCTGCTCTGGGAGGGTGACGTCGAGTCGGCCTGGGCGTCGGCGCTGCGGTACGGCTGCCCTGAGGAGCTTCGACGTCGTCTGATCCAGGCACGCGCCGCCACCAGGCCGAGGACGACGGCCGGTGCCGAATCGGCGGGGGACGCCGCCACCTCGACCGGGCGCGGGCGACGAGCCGGGGCCGCGGGCCGCGGCGGGGATTGAGCCGCCGTCCTGGACGCGGTCGTGGGCGAGGTGGTGACCGCGCTCCGATTCGCCGACGGGGCGGTCTGGCGCCGTACGGGAACGCGGGACCGACGGCGACGGCCTCGCGGGAAGGACGCCGACGTCGGCGTCGACACACCACAGTGGCGGGTCGCACGTCACCACCGCCTCACCCGCGCCTTCGAACCGATCAAGAACATTGTTGATCAGCGAAGATCACATTGAGTGACCCGCCGGTGATCCGACTCGCCGATCGTCGTGGGCACGGGAGTCTGCACACGATGTGCCCGAAGGGGACTACCCTCGCAACTCATGGATGCCTCCACGCACCGGGATCGACAGACGGGCAGGTCCGGTCGCTACAAGCCGGTCCCGCGCACCGGTCCGCGGCGCGGGGCCAAGGACGTCGATAGGAACGACGCGATGCCCCCCGCAGATGTCGCTCAGGAAGTCGGCGAAGCCGCTCGTCAGCTCGGCGACCAGCTCTCCGACACCAACGCCATGCACAGCCTCGCCGACATCGAGCGGATCGTGGCCGGCCTGGCCGCCGCCGTGACCGGCGCCGCGGACGGCTTGGACGGGATCACGCAGTGGCTGCGCAGTACCGGCTACGGCGGGGACCTGTCCGGACATGCCAGTGTGGTGGCCGAACGGCTCGCGCACGCGGGCGGTGAACTAGGCCTCCTCGTCGACGCGGTGCACAAGGCGGCGGGCGAGGCGGAGTGACGACCCGCGCGAGGCGCACTCAGACGACGGTCGGAGTCGATGGTGGACAGTTCGGCGGTGCTGCGTAACTTCGTCGGCGGCGAGTACGTCGACACGGTGGACGGTGAGACCACACCACTGGTCGACCCGTGCACGGAGGAGGAGGTCGGCAGCGCCGGACTGAGCCGCTGGGCCGACGTCGACGGCGCGCTGCGTCGGGCCGAGTCCGCTCAGGAGACGTGGGCGGGCACCACGCCTGCCGACCGACAGCGGGCCCTGTTGAAGCTTGCCGACTCGGTGGAGGACGCCGCCGCCGACTTCGTCTTCGCCGAGTGCGCGATGACGGGCAAGCCGGTGCGGCAGGTCGTCGAGGAGGAGCTGCCGCAGGCCGTCGATCAGATCCGCTTCTTCGCGGGTGCCGCGCGGGTGCTGGACGGGACGGCGGGCGGCGAATACCTCGCGGGCCATGCCTCCATGCTGCACAGCGAGCCGTTGGGCGTCTGCGCGCAGGTCACGCCGCACAGTCATCCGCTGGTGTTCGCCGCGTCGTCGGTGGCGCCTGCCCTCGCGGCGGGCAACGCGGTGGTGCTCAAGCCCGCCGAGACGACGCCGACCACGAGCCTGCTGCTCGCCGAACATGCCGCCGCCGTGCTGCCGCCCGGTGTCTTCAACGTCATCTGCGGGGATCGGGACACCGGCCGGGCGATGGTGGCGCATGAGACGCCCCGACTGATCGCCCTCACCGGTGCGGTGCGGTCGGGCATGGAGGTCGCCGGTTCGGCCGCGGGCGATCTGAAGCGGGTGCACCTGCGGCTGGGCGGCAAGGCCCCGGCGGTGGTGTTCGCGGACGTGGACGTGCCCGACACGGCGGCTCGGCTGGTGCGGGCCGCCTTCGCCAACGGCGGACAGGACTGCCTGTCGGCCACTCGGGTGCTGGCCGCCGATGCCGTCTACGACGAGCTGCTGGCCGAGATCGCGGCGCGGGCGGAGGCGCTGCGCACCGGGCCGCCCCAGGACGTGTCGGCCGACTACGGCCCCCTCAACAACGCCGTCCAGTTCGACCAGGTCAACGGAGTCCTCCAGCGGCTGCCCGACCATGCCGAGGTGCTCACGACCGGCGGGCCCACGGGCAGCCGCGGCTACTTCGTTCGTCCGACGGTGATCGCGGGCGTCGAGCAGGACGACGAGGTCGTGCAGAACGAGGTGTTCGGCCCGGTTCTCACCGTCCAGCGCTTCACCGACGTCGAGGACGCGCTGCTGCTGGCCAACGGGGTGCGCTACGGCCGGGCCGCCAGCGTCTGGACGGCGGACAACGCACTGGCCGCCAGGGTGGCGTCCGCCCTGTCCTTCGGCAGCGTCTGGGTCAACACCCACGGCAGCGTGGCCGCCGAGATGCCGCACAACGGCTTCCGGCACTCCGGACACG
This genomic stretch from Actinoalloteichus hoggarensis harbors:
- a CDS encoding SPFH domain-containing protein; protein product: MTLFIVLAVLVLLIATVVSQAVLVIPQATAAVIERLGRFRTVAAPGLNFLVPFFDRVRAKIDLREQVVSFPPQPVITEDNLTVSIDTVVYFQVTDPRAAVYEISDYIIGVEQLTTTTLRNVVGGMTLEQTLTSRDQINGQLRGVLDEATGRWGIRVARVELKAIDPPPSIQDSMEKQMRADREKRAMILTAEGERESAIKTAEGQKQSQILGAEGAKQASILAAEGERQAAIMRAQGERAARYLQAQGQAKAIEKVFAAVKAGKPTPELLAYQYLQTLPQMAQGDANKVWVIPSDFNKSLEGFARMLGDKGDDGVFRYEPPTEDVPESRPEQEDESIASWFDTSSDPKVAEAVRAAEEVARKEVPSPVSGLGGSPRPGSRAVDGPSAGPKLSGAAPRPPLGTGEQAPGAPAPGGPVPGTQAPGTGPGPAQPGQGDSRG
- a CDS encoding aldehyde dehydrogenase family protein, whose translation is MVDSSAVLRNFVGGEYVDTVDGETTPLVDPCTEEEVGSAGLSRWADVDGALRRAESAQETWAGTTPADRQRALLKLADSVEDAAADFVFAECAMTGKPVRQVVEEELPQAVDQIRFFAGAARVLDGTAGGEYLAGHASMLHSEPLGVCAQVTPHSHPLVFAASSVAPALAAGNAVVLKPAETTPTTSLLLAEHAAAVLPPGVFNVICGDRDTGRAMVAHETPRLIALTGAVRSGMEVAGSAAGDLKRVHLRLGGKAPAVVFADVDVPDTAARLVRAAFANGGQDCLSATRVLAADAVYDELLAEIAARAEALRTGPPQDVSADYGPLNNAVQFDQVNGVLQRLPDHAEVLTTGGPTGSRGYFVRPTVIAGVEQDDEVVQNEVFGPVLTVQRFTDVEDALLLANGVRYGRAASVWTADNALAARVASALSFGSVWVNTHGSVAAEMPHNGFRHSGHGTGVSRHGLDDYTRFKHVMTSLKPS